TCGGCCTGCCGTACGCCCTGACCGTCGCCATCTTCGGCGGCACGGCGGAGACGATCGCGCTGGCGCTGAAGAAGGGCGGCCACGAGTCGCTGTATTTCTGGTACGTCGCGGGATGCATCGCCGTCTCGCTGGTCACCTACTACTTCATGCGGGAGACCTCGACGGCGTCGACGATCGACGCGGCCGAGCCGACCACCGACGCCGATACCGGGTCCGACGTCGCGGCGGCCGAGCCGGGACGACCGTTCGTCACCGTGCGTGACTGACCGCCCGGCACACGCGCCGATCCACCCGCTATGGGAGGATCGGCGCGTGCGGCTTGCGGTGGTCGAGGACGACGACGGCGTGGGAGACGCGCTGGTAGAGGCGCTCAACGCCCGTGGTTACCGCGCCGAACGCCTGCGCCGCGGGGCGGATCTGCTGATCGCCCACCGCGACTACGACGCGGTGATCCTCGACCTCGGACTGCCCGACGGTGACGGCCTGCAGGTGCTACGCCGACTGCGCGAGGTGAGCACGGCGCCGGTGCTGATCCTGACCGCGCGCAGCGACGAACGCTCCATCGTGCGCGGCCTGCGCGGCGGCGCCGACGACTACCTGGTGAAGCCGCCGCGGATCGCGGAGCTGGTGGCGCGGCTGGAGACGGTGACCCGGCGCGCGGCCGCCGCGGCGCAGCAGGCGCAGTCGGTGGTGGTCACCGGTGACGTGCGGGTCGACCTCGGCGCCCGCGTGGTCGAGGTGGCCGGCGCGCCGGTGACGTTGACGCAGAAGGAATTCGAGTTGGTCGAGGCGTTGGTGGAACGGCCGGGCGCCGCCGTGAGCCGCCAGCAGCTGATGGACCGGATCTGGGGCGATGCTTTCGTCGCGGTGTCGCGCTCGCTGGACGTGCACATGACCGGCTTGCGAGCCAAGCTGAATCGGCCGGGCCTCATCACCACCATTCGCGGCTACGGATATCGGTGGGGGCAGTGAGCGCGATGCCCGCCCCCGGGCGGGCCGGAGGTGTGCGATGCGGCGTCGCCTGCTGGTCGCGCTGACGGTTTTCGCGGCCATCGCGGTGCTGGCGTTCGCGGTTCCGCTGTCGCTGACCATCGCGACCAGCCGCACCCAGCAGCTGGTACTGGCGCGCTCCGGGGATGCTGACCGGTTCGCGAACCTCGCCGACGACGCCGTCACCGCGGGGGACAGCCGCGCGCTGGCCGACGAGGTGAGCCGCTATCACGAGCTGTACGGCGAGAACGTGCTCGTGGTCGATGCCAGGGGCACCCCGGCGGTGAACGCGGGCGCTGACGTGACCGATCCCGGGGTCGTCGCGGCGGTGGCGGCCGCACGCCGCAACCAGCGTCCGCACGCGGTGGACAAGCTGACGCCGTGGGGCGCGCCGACCATGCTCGTCGCGCGGCCCGTCGGCACCGGCGTGCAGGTGAACGGTGCCGTCGTGATCGAGGCGTCCACAGCCCGAGCCCGCGCCGACATCGGACGGGCCTGGGTGGTGATCGTGGTCGGTGGCGTGGTGGCCATGACGTTGTTCATGCTGCTGGCGGTCACGCTCAGCCGCTGGGTGTTGCGGCCGCTCGCGGCGCTGTCGCACGCGGTCGAGGAGCTGACCGCGGCGCTGCCTAAGCCGCGCGCGGACACCGTCGCTCCGGTATCGATCGCGGGTCGCCACGGCGGGCCGCCGGAGATGCGGGCGCTTGCCGGATCGTTCGACGCCATGGCTTTCGCCGTCGCCGATTCCGCGGACGCGCAACGCCAGCTCGTCGCCGACACCGCACACGCGATGCGTAATCCGCTGGCCGCCTTGACAATTCGACTCGACTCCTTGGAGCCCGCGATTCCGGAGAGTGCCGCGAGCACCTTCCGCGGCGCGGGCGCCGAGGTAGACCGCCTGACCGCGCTGCTCGACGGCCTGCTCAGTCTCGCTGTCGCCGAGACGCCCGCCGCGTTCGACGCCGTGCGAAGCGCCGCCGACGACAGGTACTGTGATGCCGTGCAAGTGGTCGCCGACCGCTTCGACGCCTGGTGCTCGGCATTCGCGGCGGCCGACCAGGAACTGCGCGTCGCGCCGTCGCCCGCGCATGCCGACGTCGCGGTCGCCGCTGACGTGCTCGCCCAGATTCTCGATGTCCCGCTGAGCAATTCGTCGCGCTACGCGGGTCGCGGCGCACACACCGAGCTGGCCGTCGCGACGGAGCCCGGCTGGGTAGCGGTGACCGTTCGCGACGACGGCGCGGGGGTACGGCCCGGCGAGATCGACAAGTTGACCACCCGTTTCTTCCGCGGCTCGTCGGCACCGGCCGGCGGCTCCGGGCTCGGCCTGCCGATCGCCGCGGCGCTGACGCAGGCGCGCGGCGGCACCCTCACGGTCGAAGCGATCCATCCGCATGGCCTCGCGATCGGTGTCCGACTGCCCGCGGCGGTGGACCGATGACGCGGCGCGAACCGGGTGGCGTCGGTCGGCGCGGATTCCTCGCCCTCGCTGTCGCGGCCGGAATCGCGGGGTGCGGTCCGCGCGGCGCAGGGGCCACGGTGCGGCTGGCCTCCGGCGAGGTCGGCGGCTTCTATCACGCGTTCGCGGGGTTGCTCGGTGCCGCAGCGGCGAAGGACGGGGATGTGCGGATCGAACGGGTCACCACGGCGGGTTCTCAGGCCAATCTGACGCTGCTCGCGCGCGGCGAGGTGGATGCCGCACTCGCGCTCTCGGACTCGGTGCGGGACGGCGCCGACCGGGTGGCCCACCCGTCGCCCGACCACCACCCCTCATCGAGTCACTACGCGACGCTGTCGGCCCTGGGGCGGGTGTACGAGAACTACCTGCAACTGGTCGTGCGTTCAGATAGTTCGGTCGGTGCGGTCGCGGATCTGCGTGGGGCGCGGGTGAGTCTAGGGGCGGAAGGGTCCGGTGCGGCGCTGACCGGTGAGCGGATCCTGCGGGTCGCGGGGTTGGATCCCGCCGTCGATGTGGCGATTTCGCATCGGTCGTTGCCTGAGGCGGTAGCCGCGTTGGGCGATGGTGACGCGGACGCGTTGCTGTGGGCGGGCGGTGTGCCGACGGCGTTGCTCGAGGTGCCGAGCCGGATGCGGCTGGTGGACATGGGCGAACTGGCCGCGCCGATGCGGGAGCGGTTCGGGCCGGTATACGACCGGGTGGCGATCCCCGCCGACGCCTACCCCGGTGGCGTCGCGGTGCACACGATCGGGGTGGCGAACCTCCTGCTCGCCGCCGCCGTCATGCCGAACGAGGTGGCCGCCTCGATTGTGGAGCTCCTGGTGTGGCAGGCGGATTCACTGGTGCCCACCGAGGCGGCCGGCGCCCAGTTCCTCGACGGTCGCTCGCTGATCAGCACCGGTTCCATCCCGCTGCATCCCGGCGCGGCCGAGGTCTATCGCCGCTGGCACGGCTGATCGGCGTCCTGTTCCTGGCACCGGCGATGTGCGGGCGTGACCGGTCAGGAACGGACCAGGCGGGCGATGGCGTCGGTGGCTTCTTTGAGCTTGGCTTCGGCCTGGGGGCCGCCCGCGACCGCCGCGTCCACCACGCAGTGGCTGATGTGGTCCTCGAGCAGGCCCATCGCGACCGCTTGCAGGGCCTTGGTCATGGCGGACACCTGGGTCAGGATGTCGATGCAGTACTTTTCTTCCTCCACCATCCGCTGCAGACCGCGCGCCTGACCCTCGATGCGGCGTAGCCGCTTGAGGTAGTCGTCCTTGGCGGTGATGTAGCCGTGCGGCGCGTGATCGTTGGGGGTGGCTGCCACCGGTGTCTCCTCGCTGCCTGCCGGTCTGCGGGTGGACCGGATCAATACCCCCCTAGGGTACATCCGTCGGGGTGAATTGTCAGGTCAGCGCCCCGCACGCCGGGTCGCCCCAGGCCGACGCGCGCACCCGGCACGCCCTATTGCACGTCGAACGATTCCTCCGGTGATCATGCCTGACGCCGCGCAGGCGCGGTCGCGCCGCCCCGCGATGCGGCGGCCGAGGCGAGACGGGACAATTGCGATATGAGTTCGCACTCTCGGCCTGCGCTCGCCGTCATCGGCGGTAGTGGTTTCTACGATTTCTTCGACAACGAGGCAACGACCGTCGAGGTCGAGACCCCGTACGGGTCGCCGAGCGCGGCCATCGCGGTCGGCGAGGTGGAGGGCAGGCCGGTGGCCTTCCTGCCCAGGCACGGCAAGAACCATGAGTACGCACCGCACACCCTGCCGTACCGGGCCAACCTGTGGGCACTGCGCGCGCTCGGTGTGCGGCGGATCTTCGCGCCGTGCGCGGTCGGCAGCCTGCGCGCGGACTGGGGCCCCGGCACCATCGCGGTACCGGACCAGCTGGTCGACCGGACCTTCGGCCGTCCGCAGACCTACTTCGATGGCGGCGGCATCCACGTCTCGTTCGCGGACCCGTACTGCGACGAACTGCGTGCCGCCGCCATCAAGGCCGAGACCGACGCGCTGCCGATGATGCACTCGGGCACCATGGTGGTGGTCGAGGGACCGCGCTTCTCCACGCGCGCCGAGAGCCGATGGTTTGCCACGCAGGGCTGGGAGCTGGTGAACATGACCGGCCATCCCGAAGCCGTGCTCGCCCGCGAACTCGAAATGTGCTATGCGGCAGTCGCTTTGGTGACCGATCTGGATGCGGGGCTGGAGGAGGGCGGTGGCGTGCACGCTGTCGACGTCTTCGCCGAGTTCAAGCGAAATCTCGCGCCGTTCAAGGAACTCATCCGCCGAGCGGTGGGCGCGATCGACGGCACCGACACCTGTGAGCGGTGTCGTGTGCACGCGGGAGTATCGCTGCCGTTCGAACTACCGTGACCCGAAATGTGGGGGTCACTCAGGCCGTTTCACTTGAACGCGTCGGCGTGCGCCGTCGCCCACTGCGCGAAAGTGCTCGGTGGCCGTCCGATCACCTGCTCGACGGTGGAGTAGAGCGTCGCCTCGTCCAGCGTGCCGTCGGCGAAGAAGCCGAGGAAGGCGTCGACGTACTCCTGCGGCATGGTGGCTACCAACTCGGCCTTCGTCTCCTCGTTGCTGAGCGCGTGCGCGACGAGCGGGCGGTCGAGCACGGCGGCGAGCACCGCGATCTGGTCGGCGGGCAGCAGCGCCTGCGGACCGGTCAGCTCGAGGACCTGCCCGTCCAGCCCGCCGTCGGTGAGCGCCGTCGCCGCGACCGCCGCGATATCGGCGGGATCGATCGCCCCGACCCGGACGTCGGGGAACTGCACGCGGACGACGTCGCCGACCGCGAGCTGGGGCAGCCAGCGCAGCGAGTTCGACATGAACGACCTGGGCCGCAGAAATGTCCAGGCCAGCTCGGATGCGCGCACCGCGCGCTCGGACAGCGTCATGTAGCGGGACACGGCATTGTTCAGGTCCTGCAGTGCGGCCGAGCCGCCCGAGAGCAGCGCGACCCGTTGCACCCCGGCCTTTTTCGCCCGTTTCAGCAGGTCGGGAAGGTCGTTGTAGCCGGAGAGCAAGAACATGCCGTGCACGCCGTCGAGCGCCTCGCTCAGTGTCTCCGGCCGGTTCAGATCACCGGTGACCGCCTCGACGCCGGATGGCAGGGTGGCCTTCGCCTGGTCACGCACCAGCGCCCGCACCGGCACACCTTGCTTGCTCAGCGTCCGCACCAGTTCGGCACCGATATTGCCGGTGGCTCCTGCGACCAGGATCATTTCGTCTCCTCCCGTGACCTGCACTGTGCGTGTCGTGCCGAACATAGCGACATGCAGCGCGTTCAGGTAAGAATTCGCCCACCGACGGCGGGAAGTCGCGTTATGGCCGGGCCCGTCGCGTCATGATGAGCGCGGTGCTGGCGCGGGCCGCGGCGTAGGCCTCGCTCAGGCAGGCGGCGAGCGCGTCGCGGTCGGCCGGTCCCGGTCGCAGCGTCCATTCCTCCAATGCGCAGTGGAAGGCGGCGATCATGATGTCGAGTGCGAGTCGTGGTCGCAGGTCGTGGGGATCGAGCTCGAAGACCTCGCCGAGCGTCGACAGCGCGGCACGCGTGGTGCGATCGCAGAATTCCAGACCGTGCGCGTTCATCGACGGCACCCGGGCGGCAAGTCGGCGGCTGCGCAGCGCGCGGTCGGCCCACCCGTCCGCCGGCATGCGGTCAAGGGCGGTGCGCAGGGTGTCGTGGAGTAGGTCGATCAGCGGCCGGTCCCGGCCGGGCGCCGGGGTCTCCAACTCGGTGAGAAAGGCTGCCCACAGGTCCTGCGTCGGTGCCATCGCGACGTCTTCCTTGCTCGTGAAATAGCGGAAGAACGTGCGTTTGGAGATCTCTACCGCTGCGCATAGCTCGTCGAGGGTGGTCGCCTCGAAACCCTTCTCGGTGAACCAGTCCAGC
The DNA window shown above is from Nocardia sp. NBC_01730 and carries:
- a CDS encoding metal-sensitive transcriptional regulator, producing the protein MAATPNDHAPHGYITAKDDYLKRLRRIEGQARGLQRMVEEEKYCIDILTQVSAMTKALQAVAMGLLEDHISHCVVDAAVAGGPQAEAKLKEATDAIARLVRS
- a CDS encoding S-methyl-5'-thioadenosine phosphorylase gives rise to the protein MSSHSRPALAVIGGSGFYDFFDNEATTVEVETPYGSPSAAIAVGEVEGRPVAFLPRHGKNHEYAPHTLPYRANLWALRALGVRRIFAPCAVGSLRADWGPGTIAVPDQLVDRTFGRPQTYFDGGGIHVSFADPYCDELRAAAIKAETDALPMMHSGTMVVVEGPRFSTRAESRWFATQGWELVNMTGHPEAVLARELEMCYAAVALVTDLDAGLEEGGGVHAVDVFAEFKRNLAPFKELIRRAVGAIDGTDTCERCRVHAGVSLPFELP
- a CDS encoding NAD(P)H-binding protein is translated as MILVAGATGNIGAELVRTLSKQGVPVRALVRDQAKATLPSGVEAVTGDLNRPETLSEALDGVHGMFLLSGYNDLPDLLKRAKKAGVQRVALLSGGSAALQDLNNAVSRYMTLSERAVRASELAWTFLRPRSFMSNSLRWLPQLAVGDVVRVQFPDVRVGAIDPADIAAVAATALTDGGLDGQVLELTGPQALLPADQIAVLAAVLDRPLVAHALSNEETKAELVATMPQEYVDAFLGFFADGTLDEATLYSTVEQVIGRPPSTFAQWATAHADAFK
- a CDS encoding TAXI family TRAP transporter solute-binding subunit; this encodes MTRREPGGVGRRGFLALAVAAGIAGCGPRGAGATVRLASGEVGGFYHAFAGLLGAAAAKDGDVRIERVTTAGSQANLTLLARGEVDAALALSDSVRDGADRVAHPSPDHHPSSSHYATLSALGRVYENYLQLVVRSDSSVGAVADLRGARVSLGAEGSGAALTGERILRVAGLDPAVDVAISHRSLPEAVAALGDGDADALLWAGGVPTALLEVPSRMRLVDMGELAAPMRERFGPVYDRVAIPADAYPGGVAVHTIGVANLLLAAAVMPNEVAASIVELLVWQADSLVPTEAAGAQFLDGRSLISTGSIPLHPGAAEVYRRWHG
- a CDS encoding TetR family transcriptional regulator, whose amino-acid sequence is MSMAFPDELSLRDRKKLRTRQALIDTALDWFTEKGFEATTLDELCAAVEISKRTFFRYFTSKEDVAMAPTQDLWAAFLTELETPAPGRDRPLIDLLHDTLRTALDRMPADGWADRALRSRRLAARVPSMNAHGLEFCDRTTRAALSTLGEVFELDPHDLRPRLALDIMIAAFHCALEEWTLRPGPADRDALAACLSEAYAAARASTALIMTRRARP
- a CDS encoding response regulator transcription factor → MRLAVVEDDDGVGDALVEALNARGYRAERLRRGADLLIAHRDYDAVILDLGLPDGDGLQVLRRLREVSTAPVLILTARSDERSIVRGLRGGADDYLVKPPRIAELVARLETVTRRAAAAAQQAQSVVVTGDVRVDLGARVVEVAGAPVTLTQKEFELVEALVERPGAAVSRQQLMDRIWGDAFVAVSRSLDVHMTGLRAKLNRPGLITTIRGYGYRWGQ
- a CDS encoding sensor histidine kinase, coding for MRRRLLVALTVFAAIAVLAFAVPLSLTIATSRTQQLVLARSGDADRFANLADDAVTAGDSRALADEVSRYHELYGENVLVVDARGTPAVNAGADVTDPGVVAAVAAARRNQRPHAVDKLTPWGAPTMLVARPVGTGVQVNGAVVIEASTARARADIGRAWVVIVVGGVVAMTLFMLLAVTLSRWVLRPLAALSHAVEELTAALPKPRADTVAPVSIAGRHGGPPEMRALAGSFDAMAFAVADSADAQRQLVADTAHAMRNPLAALTIRLDSLEPAIPESAASTFRGAGAEVDRLTALLDGLLSLAVAETPAAFDAVRSAADDRYCDAVQVVADRFDAWCSAFAAADQELRVAPSPAHADVAVAADVLAQILDVPLSNSSRYAGRGAHTELAVATEPGWVAVTVRDDGAGVRPGEIDKLTTRFFRGSSAPAGGSGLGLPIAAALTQARGGTLTVEAIHPHGLAIGVRLPAAVDR